From a single Labrenzia sp. PHM005 genomic region:
- the cydD gene encoding thiol reductant ABC exporter subunit CydD, translating into MKRRNTKRTAASGAEYRPEEGAQAPIGVPGPDEASQLRRAGRLLAIADLFWIPQAALIAYAAASMLEPFLLSSKPLDSTGALMPVFAAAVGVVMLALLRVGLQSFAMNMARRAARTVQSVARTSLLAAAAKVSPSAPFTSSGAFAAHLTEQVDLLGPYYRNYLPQMMRVKIVPLVIVLAVLPISWIASIILLICGPLIPLFMALIGIRAKKASADQQDELTRLSGTLLDRIRGLETLTLFGALDRTQENVRKAGDSFRRGTMNVLKIAFLSSTVLELFSALGIAFAAVYIGFSLLGDISFGTWGVPLTYWGGLFVLLLAPEFFAPLRGFAAAYHDRAAGLAAQEKLTALTRDLPQPERQASGDASATQDGDHSSPPAIHFDSVSISHGERPIYEDFDLQIAPGQTVLLFGPSGSGKTTLIDGILGFHAPNSGAVRINGQKLDPDFAHQLRQNTMWLGQAPKLFHGSLKANLLRGANPENKVSDDDLWAALHLAGAETLVRGLPRGLATPLGEDGFGLSVGEIRRIALARAAVRKSAALLLADEPTAGLDDETAADVISGLKKLCEGRTAVIATHNPAVLALPGQKIDLARYAGAKVMEVVI; encoded by the coding sequence ATGAAACGACGTAATACCAAAAGGACCGCGGCGTCCGGCGCTGAATATAGACCGGAAGAGGGGGCGCAGGCGCCGATTGGAGTTCCAGGGCCAGACGAGGCATCTCAATTGCGCCGGGCCGGACGGCTCCTGGCAATTGCGGATCTTTTTTGGATTCCACAAGCCGCGCTGATCGCATATGCCGCTGCATCGATGCTTGAGCCATTTTTGCTCAGCAGCAAACCGCTTGATTCAACAGGTGCTTTGATGCCTGTTTTTGCAGCTGCGGTTGGCGTGGTGATGCTCGCCCTTTTGCGCGTTGGTCTTCAGTCTTTTGCTATGAATATGGCGCGCCGCGCCGCGCGCACCGTTCAAAGCGTTGCCCGGACCAGCCTTTTGGCCGCTGCTGCAAAAGTCTCACCATCGGCGCCGTTCACGTCTTCTGGCGCCTTTGCCGCGCATTTGACCGAACAAGTCGATCTGCTCGGGCCTTATTACCGGAACTACCTGCCGCAGATGATGCGGGTGAAAATCGTGCCATTGGTGATCGTCCTGGCGGTACTGCCAATCAGCTGGATTGCCTCAATCATTCTATTGATCTGCGGCCCGTTGATCCCGTTGTTCATGGCGCTGATTGGGATCCGGGCGAAAAAGGCGAGCGCGGATCAACAGGACGAATTGACCCGGCTCAGCGGTACGTTGCTGGATCGGATCCGCGGCTTGGAAACCCTGACGTTGTTTGGTGCTTTGGACCGCACGCAAGAAAACGTGCGCAAAGCGGGTGACAGCTTTCGCCGGGGCACGATGAATGTACTGAAAATCGCCTTTCTGTCTTCGACGGTTTTGGAATTGTTTTCAGCGCTCGGAATTGCCTTTGCCGCTGTCTATATCGGCTTTTCGCTGCTCGGCGATATCTCCTTCGGAACGTGGGGCGTACCACTAACGTATTGGGGCGGCTTGTTTGTGTTGCTGCTGGCGCCTGAGTTTTTTGCACCCTTACGCGGATTTGCTGCGGCCTATCACGACAGAGCGGCAGGTCTGGCTGCACAGGAAAAGTTGACGGCCCTGACACGAGACTTGCCACAGCCGGAGAGGCAGGCGTCAGGGGATGCTTCTGCCACACAAGATGGTGACCACTCGTCACCGCCAGCGATCCATTTTGACAGTGTATCGATTTCCCATGGCGAGCGGCCGATTTATGAAGACTTTGATCTTCAGATTGCGCCCGGCCAAACGGTGCTTTTGTTTGGTCCAAGCGGCAGCGGAAAAACCACGTTGATCGATGGCATCCTCGGATTTCATGCACCAAACAGTGGGGCGGTTCGGATTAACGGTCAGAAACTTGATCCAGATTTTGCCCACCAGCTTCGCCAAAACACCATGTGGCTCGGTCAGGCACCGAAGCTGTTTCACGGCTCTTTGAAAGCCAATTTGCTGCGGGGCGCCAACCCGGAGAATAAGGTCAGCGACGACGACCTTTGGGCTGCATTGCACTTGGCCGGGGCCGAAACACTTGTCCGCGGATTGCCGCGTGGTTTGGCAACACCGCTTGGCGAAGATGGCTTCGGTCTGTCGGTGGGGGAAATCCGCCGGATCGCGCTGGCCCGCGCAGCAGTGCGCAAGAGTGCTGCTCTGTTACTGGCAGATGAGCCAACCGCCGGCCTTGATGATGAAACTGCCGCGGATGTTATTTCCGGTTTGAAGAAACTCTGCGAAGGCCGGACAGCTGTGATCGCCACTCACAATCCGGCGGTTTTGGCTTTGCCTGGACAAAAGATCGATTTGGCCCGCTATGCCGGGGCCAAGGTGATGGAGGTAGTCATATGA
- a CDS encoding LysR family transcriptional regulator: MNWDDIRIFLAIARTGQILAAGKRLGLNHATVARRLTALEDSLGKRLFDRSTSGCVLTDAGSRFFERAEAIEAEALAAEADLGGDTPEITGTVRIGAPDGFGVAYLAPRLGLLTHQHPGLTAQLVPVSRSFSLSRREADIAVTIDRPETGRLIAGKLVDYALGLYASKTYLTERGTPKVPSDLSAHDLIGYVEDLLYSASLNYGTEFFKGWSARYEIASALGQTEAVRAGAGIGILHDFIARADPNLVPVLPDMKLKRAYWMVTHESSRPLRHVAAVQDFLRDQVARDRATFG, encoded by the coding sequence TTGAATTGGGACGACATCCGCATCTTTCTAGCCATTGCTCGCACGGGACAGATCCTCGCTGCCGGCAAGAGGCTGGGATTGAACCATGCAACTGTTGCCCGGCGGTTGACAGCGCTTGAGGACAGCCTGGGCAAACGGCTGTTCGACCGCTCCACTTCCGGCTGCGTTTTGACCGATGCCGGCAGCCGGTTCTTCGAACGCGCGGAAGCAATCGAAGCTGAAGCGCTCGCTGCCGAAGCAGATCTTGGTGGCGACACCCCGGAAATCACTGGAACCGTGCGCATTGGTGCCCCAGACGGGTTTGGCGTTGCTTATCTCGCCCCCCGCCTTGGGCTTTTGACACACCAGCACCCAGGTTTGACGGCTCAGCTTGTGCCCGTCTCCCGCTCGTTTTCCCTCTCCCGGCGCGAAGCAGACATTGCAGTCACCATCGACCGGCCCGAAACCGGGCGGTTGATCGCGGGCAAACTGGTCGATTACGCGCTCGGTCTTTATGCGTCCAAGACCTACCTGACAGAGCGCGGCACGCCTAAAGTTCCAAGCGATTTAAGCGCGCACGACCTTATCGGCTATGTGGAAGACCTGCTCTATTCTGCATCCCTAAATTACGGAACGGAGTTTTTCAAAGGCTGGTCAGCCCGCTATGAGATTGCGTCGGCCCTTGGTCAAACTGAAGCCGTCCGGGCGGGAGCTGGGATCGGCATCCTGCACGATTTTATCGCGCGCGCGGACCCGAACCTGGTTCCCGTGTTGCCGGACATGAAATTGAAGCGAGCTTATTGGATGGTGACGCACGAAAGTTCCCGCCCCTTGCGGCACGTGGCTGCCGTTCAGGACTTTTTGCGTGATCAGGTTGCGCGAGACAGAGCAACTTTTGGGTAG
- a CDS encoding CoA-acylating methylmalonate-semialdehyde dehydrogenase has protein sequence MEKIGHFIGGKRVEGTSGRYADVFNPATGEVQAQVALATTAEMEAAVANAAAAQPAWAAQNPQKRARVMMKFVDLINRDMDKLAEKLSSEHGKTFVDAKGDVQRGLEVIEFCTGAPHLLKGEFTDSAGPGIDMYSMRQPLGVVAGITPFNFPAMIPLWKMGPALVAGNAMIMKPSERDPSVPLMLAELLKEAGLPDGVLNVVNGDKESVDAILDNPTIQAVGFVGSTPIAHYIYHRAAENGKRAQCFGGAKNHMIIMPDADLDQAADALVGAGFGAAGERCMAISVAVPVGEETADRLVEKLVPRVEALKVGPWTAGDDVDFGPVVTKAAQENILRLINTGVDQGAKLVVDNRDFKLQGYENGFFVGPHLFDHVTKDMDIYKTEIFGPVLSTVRAKTYEEAIGLAMDHEYGNGTAIFTRDGDTARDFANRINIGMVGINVPIPVPLAYHTFGGWKKSGFGDLNQHGPDAFKFYTRTKTVTSRWPSGIRQGAEFSIPTMK, from the coding sequence ATGGAAAAGATCGGTCATTTTATTGGCGGCAAGCGTGTCGAAGGCACCTCCGGCCGTTACGCAGACGTCTTCAACCCGGCCACCGGTGAAGTGCAGGCGCAAGTCGCACTGGCAACAACTGCGGAGATGGAAGCTGCCGTTGCAAACGCTGCTGCCGCACAGCCGGCCTGGGCTGCGCAGAACCCGCAAAAGCGCGCCCGCGTGATGATGAAGTTCGTCGACCTCATCAACCGCGACATGGACAAGCTGGCGGAAAAGCTGTCGTCCGAACACGGCAAGACCTTTGTTGACGCCAAGGGCGACGTGCAGCGCGGTCTGGAAGTGATCGAATTTTGCACTGGTGCGCCGCATCTCCTCAAAGGTGAATTCACCGACAGTGCCGGCCCGGGCATCGACATGTACTCCATGCGCCAGCCGCTTGGTGTTGTTGCCGGTATCACGCCGTTCAACTTCCCGGCCATGATCCCGCTTTGGAAAATGGGTCCGGCGCTTGTTGCCGGTAACGCCATGATCATGAAACCGTCCGAGCGTGATCCGTCCGTTCCGCTCATGCTGGCTGAACTCTTGAAAGAAGCTGGTCTGCCGGACGGCGTCCTGAACGTTGTCAACGGCGACAAGGAATCCGTCGACGCGATCCTCGACAACCCCACCATCCAGGCCGTTGGTTTTGTCGGCTCCACGCCGATCGCGCATTACATCTACCACCGGGCTGCTGAGAACGGGAAGCGGGCGCAGTGCTTCGGCGGCGCGAAGAACCACATGATCATCATGCCGGATGCCGACCTGGATCAGGCAGCAGACGCGCTGGTTGGCGCTGGTTTCGGCGCAGCTGGTGAGCGCTGCATGGCGATCTCCGTTGCCGTTCCGGTTGGCGAAGAAACTGCCGATCGCCTGGTCGAAAAACTGGTTCCGCGTGTTGAAGCGCTCAAAGTTGGTCCTTGGACTGCCGGCGACGATGTCGACTTCGGCCCAGTCGTGACCAAGGCGGCTCAAGAAAACATCCTGCGCCTGATCAACACGGGTGTCGATCAGGGCGCGAAGCTGGTTGTCGACAACCGGGACTTCAAACTGCAGGGTTATGAGAACGGTTTCTTCGTTGGCCCGCACCTGTTTGACCATGTCACCAAGGATATGGACATCTACAAGACCGAGATTTTCGGTCCGGTTCTTTCAACCGTACGCGCCAAGACCTACGAGGAAGCCATTGGCCTTGCCATGGACCACGAGTACGGCAACGGCACCGCGATCTTCACCCGCGACGGTGATACCGCACGTGACTTTGCCAACCGGATCAACATCGGCATGGTTGGCATCAACGTGCCGATCCCTGTGCCGCTGGCCTATCACACCTTCGGCGGCTGGAAAAAATCCGGCTTCGGCGATCTGAACCAGCACGGCCCGGATGCGTTCAAGTTCTACACACGGACAAAAACGGTCACGTCGCGCTGGCCGTCGGGCATCCGGCAGGGCGCGGAGTTCTCCATTCCGACGATGAAGTAA
- a CDS encoding thioredoxin family protein: MPLARLCRAVILCLIMTTAPALASDQLPEPELGDNGLHIQPWFHEGFLELADDLAEAADNGKDLLILIEQAGCPYCRELHEVNLRIPRITDYLNEKFLVVQLDMRGSREVVDFDGTAMEERALVRKWAVNFTPTMMFVPKEALDSTGTAKDRTVMTMPGYFKPFHFDTMLHFIASDSYAGGDFQRYLDERAQTLRAAGEKVDIW; the protein is encoded by the coding sequence ATGCCGCTTGCCCGTTTATGCCGTGCTGTCATCCTTTGTTTGATCATGACCACAGCGCCCGCACTCGCGAGCGACCAATTGCCAGAGCCGGAACTCGGCGACAACGGACTGCACATTCAGCCCTGGTTTCACGAAGGTTTTCTGGAACTGGCCGATGACTTGGCTGAGGCGGCAGACAACGGAAAAGATCTTTTGATCCTCATCGAACAGGCAGGCTGCCCCTATTGCCGGGAGTTGCACGAAGTGAACCTGCGCATTCCGCGGATTACAGACTACTTGAATGAGAAGTTTCTGGTCGTCCAGCTCGATATGCGCGGCTCACGGGAAGTCGTCGATTTCGACGGAACAGCAATGGAAGAGCGGGCGCTGGTGCGCAAATGGGCCGTCAACTTCACCCCGACAATGATGTTCGTGCCGAAGGAAGCGCTGGACAGCACCGGAACCGCAAAAGACCGGACAGTGATGACGATGCCGGGCTATTTCAAGCCCTTCCACTTCGACACGATGTTGCATTTCATCGCATCCGATTCCTATGCCGGAGGCGATTTTCAGCGGTATCTGGATGAACGGGCACAGACACTCCGTGCAGCGGGGGAAAAGGTCGACATCTGGTAA